The following proteins come from a genomic window of Blastococcus sp. HT6-30:
- the gyrA gene encoding DNA gyrase subunit A has protein sequence MTETPFRDRVEAVDLQQEMQRSYIDYAMSVIVGRALPEVRDGLKPVHRRVLFAMYDQGFRPDRGYVKCARPVAEVMGNYHPHGDSAIYDALVRLAQPWSMRYPLIDGQGNFGSPGNDPAAAMRYTECRLTPLAMEMLAGIDEETVDFQGNYDGRTEEPVVLPARIPNLLINGSAGIAVGMATNMPPHNLREVAQAVFWMLDHPEAEAEEALTACMERIKGPDFPTHGLIVGREGIEDAYRTGRGSVRMRAVVTVEEDSRGRVQLVVTELPYQVNPDNLAEAIAEGVREGRLQGISEIADESSDRVGRRLVITLRRDAVAKVVLNNLYKHTQLQTSFGCNMLSIVDGVPRTLRLDELVRNWVLHQIEVIQRRTRYRLRKAEERAHILRGYAKALDQLDAVIALIRRSESADAARTGLMELLDVDEIQAVSILDLQLRRLAALERQRILDELAEIEARIADLQAILESPERQRQIVRDELAEIVEKYGDDRRTQFVANEGDVSMEDLIAEEEVVVTITRTGYAKRTKSDLYRSQRRGGKGVMGAQLKQDDLVDHFFVGSTHDWILFFTNKGRVYRAKAYELPEANRTARGAHVANILAFQPDEKIAQVMQIKDYGVAPYLVLATAKGQVKKTRLTDFDSPRQGGVIAINLRDGDELVGAALINPEQDLLLVTRKAMSIRFTADDAALRPMGRATEGVRGISLADDDRLLSMIVAQEGVDVLVATERGFAKRTGIENYPNQGRGGKGVLTADPKARKGALVGALAVTLGDELYAITSGGGVIRTPVNGVRHNKDRATMGVKLMNLPEDVSIVAIARTTDNDEAAA, from the coding sequence GTGACGGAGACCCCATTCCGCGACCGCGTCGAAGCGGTCGACCTCCAGCAGGAGATGCAGCGCAGCTACATCGACTACGCGATGAGCGTGATCGTCGGGCGTGCGCTGCCCGAGGTACGGGACGGCCTCAAGCCGGTGCACCGGCGCGTGCTGTTCGCCATGTACGACCAGGGCTTCCGCCCCGACCGCGGGTACGTCAAGTGCGCCCGCCCGGTCGCCGAGGTGATGGGCAACTACCACCCCCACGGTGACTCGGCGATCTACGACGCCCTCGTGCGGCTGGCCCAGCCCTGGTCCATGCGCTACCCGCTGATCGACGGGCAGGGCAACTTCGGCTCCCCGGGCAACGACCCGGCGGCCGCCATGCGCTACACCGAGTGCCGGCTCACGCCGCTGGCCATGGAGATGCTGGCCGGCATCGACGAGGAGACCGTCGACTTCCAGGGCAACTACGACGGCCGCACCGAGGAGCCCGTCGTCCTGCCCGCGCGGATCCCGAACCTGCTCATCAACGGCTCCGCCGGGATCGCGGTCGGCATGGCCACCAACATGCCGCCGCACAACCTGCGCGAGGTGGCCCAGGCCGTCTTCTGGATGCTCGACCACCCGGAGGCGGAGGCCGAGGAGGCCCTCACCGCCTGCATGGAGCGGATCAAGGGCCCCGACTTCCCCACCCACGGCCTGATCGTCGGCCGTGAGGGCATCGAGGACGCGTACCGCACCGGCCGCGGGTCGGTGCGCATGCGCGCCGTCGTCACCGTCGAGGAGGACAGCCGCGGGCGGGTGCAGCTCGTCGTCACCGAGCTGCCCTACCAGGTCAACCCCGACAACCTCGCCGAGGCGATCGCCGAGGGTGTCCGCGAGGGCCGGCTGCAGGGCATCAGCGAGATCGCCGACGAGTCCAGCGACCGCGTCGGCCGCCGGCTGGTCATCACACTGCGCCGCGACGCTGTCGCCAAGGTCGTGCTGAACAACCTCTACAAGCACACCCAGCTGCAGACGTCGTTCGGCTGCAACATGCTCTCCATCGTCGACGGCGTCCCGCGGACGCTGCGCCTCGACGAGCTGGTGCGCAACTGGGTCCTGCACCAGATCGAGGTCATCCAGCGGCGGACCCGCTACCGGCTGCGCAAGGCCGAGGAGCGGGCGCACATCCTGCGCGGTTACGCGAAGGCGCTCGACCAGCTCGACGCCGTCATCGCCCTCATCCGGAGGAGCGAGTCGGCCGACGCCGCGCGTACCGGCCTGATGGAGCTGCTCGACGTCGACGAGATCCAGGCCGTCTCGATCCTGGACCTGCAGCTGCGCCGGCTCGCCGCGCTCGAGCGGCAGCGGATCCTCGACGAGCTGGCCGAGATCGAGGCCCGGATCGCCGATCTGCAGGCGATCCTCGAGTCCCCGGAGCGGCAGCGGCAGATCGTCCGCGACGAGCTCGCCGAGATCGTCGAGAAGTACGGCGACGACCGGCGCACCCAGTTCGTGGCCAACGAGGGCGACGTCTCCATGGAGGACCTCATCGCCGAGGAGGAGGTCGTCGTCACCATCACCCGCACCGGGTACGCCAAGCGGACGAAGAGCGACCTCTACCGGTCGCAGCGCCGGGGCGGCAAGGGCGTGATGGGTGCGCAGCTGAAGCAGGACGACCTCGTCGACCACTTCTTCGTGGGCTCCACCCACGACTGGATCCTGTTCTTCACGAACAAGGGCCGGGTCTACCGGGCCAAGGCCTACGAGCTGCCGGAGGCCAACCGGACCGCCCGCGGTGCGCACGTGGCGAACATCCTGGCCTTCCAGCCGGACGAGAAGATCGCCCAGGTCATGCAGATCAAGGACTACGGGGTCGCGCCGTACCTGGTCCTGGCCACGGCGAAGGGTCAGGTCAAGAAGACCCGGCTGACCGACTTCGACTCCCCCCGCCAGGGCGGCGTCATCGCCATCAACCTGCGCGACGGCGACGAGCTGGTCGGCGCGGCGCTGATCAACCCCGAGCAGGACCTGCTCCTGGTCACCCGCAAGGCGATGTCGATCCGCTTCACGGCCGACGACGCCGCGCTGCGGCCGATGGGCCGGGCCACCGAGGGCGTCCGCGGCATCTCGCTGGCCGACGACGACCGGCTGCTGTCGATGATCGTCGCCCAGGAGGGGGTCGACGTCCTCGTCGCCACCGAGCGCGGGTTCGCCAAGCGGACCGGCATCGAGAACTACCCGAACCAGGGCCGGGGCGGCAAGGGCGTGCTCACCGCCGACCCGAAGGCCCGCAAGGGGGCCCTCGTCGGCGCCCTGGCGGTGACCCTCGGCGACGAGCTGTACGCCATCACGTCGGGCGGCGGGGTCATCCGGACGCCGGTCAACGGGGTCCGGCACAACAAGGACCGCGCCACGATGGGTGTCAAGCTCATGAACTTGCCCGAGGACGTCAGCATCGTCGCGATCGCGCGTACGACGGACAACGACGAGGCCGCGGCCTAG
- a CDS encoding DUF3566 domain-containing protein has product MSDRTQGSVRTDSRTGDGAQPAGAPAGGNASKTQSIPTTGAQRVQAPGTGAAPVVPQPLGAQTGAPPAQTGAAPAQTGAAPAQTAPAQAATESSGPAEGSGGAVGLGDGATGPATGSAAATKAVRGRQSSRGPRRARLQLRHIDTWSALKISLVLSIALFFIWMVAVGLLYMVLGGLGVFDAVNDLVGQIGSASGSESTGDLLTPGVVFGGAAVIGAINIVLLTALCTVGTFIYNLCSDLVGGLEVTLSERD; this is encoded by the coding sequence ATGAGCGACCGGACGCAGGGTTCGGTGCGCACCGACTCCCGGACCGGGGACGGTGCTCAGCCGGCGGGCGCACCCGCCGGCGGCAACGCCTCGAAGACGCAGTCCATCCCGACGACAGGTGCCCAGCGGGTCCAGGCCCCGGGCACCGGCGCGGCACCGGTGGTCCCCCAGCCGCTCGGCGCCCAGACCGGCGCGCCTCCCGCGCAGACCGGTGCGGCTCCGGCGCAGACCGGTGCGGCTCCGGCGCAGACGGCGCCGGCCCAGGCCGCGACCGAGTCGTCCGGCCCCGCCGAGGGCTCGGGCGGGGCCGTGGGCCTCGGGGACGGCGCGACCGGTCCGGCCACCGGGTCCGCGGCGGCGACAAAGGCTGTCCGGGGGCGGCAGTCCAGCCGCGGCCCGCGGCGTGCCCGCCTCCAGCTCCGCCACATCGACACGTGGTCGGCCCTGAAGATCTCGCTGGTGCTCTCGATCGCCCTGTTCTTCATCTGGATGGTCGCGGTCGGCCTGCTGTACATGGTGCTCGGCGGGCTCGGGGTCTTCGACGCCGTCAACGACCTGGTCGGGCAGATCGGCAGCGCCTCCGGGTCGGAGTCCACCGGCGATCTGCTGACGCCCGGCGTGGTGTTCGGCGGCGCCGCGGTCATCGGCGCCATCAACATCGTGCTGCTCACCGCGCTGTGCACGGTCGGGACGTTCATCTACAACCTGTGCTCCGACCTGGTCGGCGGGCTCGAGGTCACCCTCTCCGAACGGGACTGA
- a CDS encoding DLW-39 family protein produces the protein MLKKLALLAAAAGAITAVRKRSSGKNEADLWHEATSGPEAVSTPTR, from the coding sequence GTGCTGAAGAAGCTGGCGCTGCTCGCCGCCGCGGCCGGTGCCATCACCGCCGTCCGCAAGCGTTCGTCGGGCAAGAACGAGGCCGACCTGTGGCACGAAGCCACCAGCGGCCCGGAGGCGGTCAGCACCCCTACCCGCTGA
- a CDS encoding MFS transporter — protein sequence MTLSPAARVGVAGAAVVGVAFGMARYAYGLTLPDIRRDLGLSELVLGLVASATFAGYLAGLLLTGPLATRRGSRAPTTVGGVCGALGAVIVTVAQSPWLLAVGAVLAGSAGGWVWAPYSDIVTRTVSLGQQPRALAIITTGTSGGLVALGGLSALAALGSWRLVWGGIALAAVAAAVVNLRLVPKTRPAPRPDGRGGTSSLVRALRVPAAYSVVYFAVIVVYFTYAADVIQRDELPTAAVPALYAAIGVTGVVAVTTGAIAQRLGSVRVAALCLMMVAAALALLGLASDSLAVTSASACIFGVGYMTGSAVLAVWTAELVPDRAGAAFTGCLVVGALTSVAAPAVAGAVIPGLGLGMLLVLTAAVSLLSGVALMWHGSSGGGPSATPNREPQCTGSTRPAPPPLR from the coding sequence ATGACGCTGTCCCCAGCCGCCAGGGTCGGCGTGGCCGGAGCGGCGGTGGTCGGGGTCGCTTTTGGTATGGCCCGGTACGCCTACGGTCTGACACTGCCCGACATCCGGCGGGACCTTGGACTCTCCGAGCTGGTACTCGGCCTGGTCGCCAGCGCCACGTTCGCCGGCTACCTGGCGGGCCTGCTGCTCACGGGGCCGCTTGCCACTCGCCGCGGCTCGCGCGCCCCGACGACCGTGGGCGGGGTCTGCGGCGCTTTGGGGGCGGTGATCGTCACGGTCGCACAGTCCCCCTGGTTGCTCGCCGTCGGTGCCGTCCTGGCCGGCAGCGCGGGCGGCTGGGTCTGGGCGCCCTACTCCGACATCGTGACGCGGACGGTGTCTTTGGGGCAGCAGCCGAGGGCGTTGGCGATCATCACCACCGGCACCAGCGGCGGACTGGTCGCGCTGGGTGGTCTGTCCGCCCTCGCCGCGCTGGGCTCGTGGCGCCTGGTCTGGGGCGGCATCGCGCTCGCCGCCGTGGCTGCCGCCGTGGTGAACCTCCGGCTGGTGCCGAAAACCAGGCCGGCCCCACGCCCGGACGGGCGGGGCGGCACCTCCTCACTGGTGAGAGCGCTGCGGGTTCCGGCTGCCTACTCCGTCGTCTACTTCGCGGTCATCGTCGTCTACTTCACCTACGCCGCGGACGTCATCCAGCGGGACGAGCTTCCGACGGCAGCCGTCCCGGCCCTCTACGCGGCCATCGGCGTCACTGGCGTGGTTGCTGTGACGACCGGGGCCATCGCGCAGCGGCTGGGCAGCGTCAGGGTGGCGGCGCTATGCCTGATGATGGTGGCTGCGGCGCTGGCACTGCTGGGGCTGGCCAGCGACTCCCTGGCCGTGACGTCGGCCTCGGCATGCATCTTCGGCGTGGGTTACATGACCGGCTCTGCGGTGCTCGCGGTCTGGACCGCCGAGCTGGTGCCCGACCGCGCAGGCGCGGCGTTCACCGGATGTCTGGTCGTGGGAGCCCTCACCTCGGTCGCAGCGCCCGCCGTGGCCGGTGCGGTCATCCCTGGCCTGGGGCTAGGGATGCTGCTCGTCCTCACCGCCGCGGTGTCACTGCTCAGCGGGGTGGCACTGATGTGGCACGGGTCCTCGGGAGGGGGACCGTCAGCAACACCGAACCGTGAACCTCAGTGTACCGGCAGTACTCGTCCCGCACCCCCTCCATTGCGGTGA
- a CDS encoding response regulator transcription factor, with product MITLSCATPFATVFDETQDICVVGECEDGTEVLPTAIRTEPDVVLMGVSMPRMTGLEATRKLLTSRPDERIVMHSATATVDTACEAKDLGVAGYLVKGERSDDLPRMMRAVVTGRTVWSPVAARYLREYA from the coding sequence ATGATCACCCTTTCGTGCGCGACGCCCTTCGCGACCGTGTTCGACGAGACGCAGGACATCTGCGTCGTGGGGGAATGTGAGGACGGCACCGAGGTGCTGCCGACGGCGATCCGCACGGAGCCCGACGTCGTGCTGATGGGCGTGTCCATGCCTCGCATGACGGGCCTAGAGGCAACCCGGAAGCTGCTGACGAGCCGGCCGGACGAGCGAATCGTCATGCACTCGGCCACAGCCACCGTCGACACGGCCTGTGAGGCTAAGGACCTGGGCGTCGCCGGCTACCTGGTCAAGGGAGAGCGCTCGGACGACCTCCCCCGCATGATGAGAGCGGTGGTCACAGGACGGACCGTGTGGTCTCCGGTTGCCGCCCGATACCTGCGCGAGTACGCCTGA
- a CDS encoding SpoIIE family protein phosphatase, with product MARGWRTNDDSGDGGANADPQTLETMPIGLIELDTDWTVRYLNAAAETMVGYSRTDLIGRSYWDAFPANVDNDFGDALREAVTTRQPRTVDGFYPEPLNQWFEVQAVPTPHGLWLYFIEVTARRQAVERLALLARVSDELVGTLNAPAAVARIPRLLVPAVASWATAALLGEDGILRHVGGWHVDRSKTPVVRRYAAAAQESSPTTAPVLRAVTTGAPVTVSAGQLAGTATRTVATGAARTALQALTPGAMTVLPIRGRDRVLGALTLGYDRHRTPEAADITTATDVAERVGLALDNARLYEQQRRLAEELQRSMLTAPPEPDHAQIVVRYLPAAEAARVGGDWYDAFMQPGGATTLVIGDVVGHDTAAAASMGQLRSMLRGIAVTGDVGPAQLLSQLDAAITQLRLNTYATAALARFEQTKAEKERGITRMRWASAGHPPPLIIHPDGAIAEPASWHGDLMLGVDHTTQRDDSVISLRRNATVLLYTDGLIERRAADLDDGLERLRTAAAELADQPLDDLCDQLIDRLVESTPEDDVALVAIRLHRQDRPRPDEAGPQILPATVSADD from the coding sequence ATGGCGCGCGGGTGGCGCACCAACGACGACTCCGGGGACGGAGGCGCCAACGCCGATCCGCAGACCCTCGAGACGATGCCGATCGGACTGATCGAGCTCGACACCGACTGGACGGTCCGCTACCTCAACGCCGCCGCGGAGACGATGGTCGGGTACTCGCGGACCGACCTCATCGGCAGGTCCTACTGGGATGCCTTCCCTGCGAACGTTGACAACGACTTCGGTGATGCCCTCCGGGAGGCAGTCACGACCAGGCAGCCCCGAACGGTGGACGGCTTCTATCCCGAGCCGTTGAACCAGTGGTTCGAGGTGCAGGCTGTGCCGACGCCGCACGGGTTGTGGTTGTACTTCATCGAGGTCACCGCTCGCCGCCAGGCCGTGGAGCGGCTTGCCCTCTTGGCCCGCGTGAGCGACGAGCTGGTCGGTACGCTGAACGCCCCCGCTGCCGTAGCCCGGATCCCCCGGCTCCTGGTCCCCGCCGTCGCCAGTTGGGCGACCGCCGCGTTGCTCGGTGAGGACGGGATCCTGCGGCATGTCGGCGGCTGGCACGTCGACCGGTCGAAGACACCAGTCGTGCGGCGCTACGCAGCCGCCGCCCAGGAGTCGTCCCCGACGACGGCCCCTGTGCTGAGAGCCGTGACCACCGGCGCCCCGGTCACCGTCTCCGCGGGACAGCTGGCTGGCACCGCAACGCGCACCGTCGCCACCGGAGCCGCCCGCACCGCGCTCCAGGCGCTGACCCCCGGTGCGATGACCGTCCTCCCCATCCGCGGCCGCGACCGCGTCCTCGGCGCGCTGACGTTGGGCTACGACAGGCACCGCACGCCGGAAGCGGCGGACATCACCACCGCCACCGACGTGGCCGAGCGGGTAGGACTCGCGCTGGACAACGCCCGCCTGTACGAGCAACAGCGCCGGCTGGCCGAAGAACTGCAACGCAGCATGCTCACCGCGCCTCCCGAACCCGACCATGCCCAGATCGTGGTGCGCTATCTACCGGCCGCCGAGGCCGCCCGCGTGGGCGGCGACTGGTACGACGCCTTCATGCAACCCGGAGGCGCCACCACGCTGGTCATCGGCGACGTGGTTGGACACGACACGGCGGCAGCAGCGTCGATGGGTCAGCTACGAAGCATGCTGCGCGGCATCGCCGTTACCGGCGACGTCGGTCCCGCCCAGCTGCTCTCCCAACTCGATGCCGCCATCACCCAGTTGCGACTGAACACCTACGCCACCGCCGCGCTCGCCCGATTCGAGCAGACGAAGGCCGAGAAGGAGCGTGGCATCACCCGCATGCGCTGGGCCAGCGCCGGCCACCCGCCGCCGTTGATCATTCACCCCGACGGCGCGATCGCCGAGCCCGCCAGCTGGCACGGTGACCTGATGCTCGGGGTCGACCACACCACGCAGCGAGACGACTCGGTCATCAGCCTCCGCCGCAACGCCACTGTCCTGCTCTACACCGACGGACTGATCGAGCGCCGCGCCGCCGACCTCGATGACGGACTGGAACGCCTCCGTACTGCCGCCGCCGAGCTCGCCGACCAACCCTTGGACGACCTGTGTGACCAACTCATCGACCGGCTGGTCGAGAGCACGCCCGAAGACGACGTGGCCCTCGTTGCGATCCGCCTGCACCGCCAGGATCGACCGCGCCCAGACGAAGCAGGCCCGCAGATCCTGCCGGCCACCGTGAGCGCGGATGACTGA
- a CDS encoding metalloregulator ArsR/SmtB family transcription factor has translation MPFTPGRPLAEAKADLFRALAHPARIRVLELLAEGERTIGELAAGTGLELSHLSQQVTVLRKAGIVGSRRAGNNVICCLAHPQTAELLAVARRLLTANLRQGQALLEALDGAQDAVALADTARPVASASTS, from the coding sequence ATGCCGTTCACTCCCGGTCGCCCGCTGGCCGAGGCCAAGGCGGACCTGTTCAGGGCCCTGGCTCATCCGGCGCGTATCCGGGTGCTGGAGCTGTTGGCCGAGGGTGAGCGGACGATCGGTGAGCTGGCCGCGGGCACCGGACTCGAGCTCTCACACCTCTCCCAGCAGGTCACGGTCCTGCGGAAGGCTGGCATCGTCGGCAGTCGGCGGGCGGGAAACAACGTCATCTGCTGTCTGGCCCATCCTCAGACGGCGGAGTTGCTCGCGGTTGCGCGGCGACTGCTCACCGCCAATCTGCGGCAGGGCCAGGCGCTCCTCGAAGCGCTGGACGGCGCTCAGGACGCCGTCGCGCTGGCCGACACGGCGCGTCCCGTCGCGAGCGCATCGACGAGCTGA
- a CDS encoding peptidylprolyl isomerase, producing the protein MTESTPARRAVLHTNHGDITVDLFPDHAPKTVANFADLAEGAREWTHPATREKTTDKLYDGTVFHRVISGFMIQGGDPLGQGIGGPGYQFGDEIHPELAFTKPYLLAMANAGPGTNGSQFFITVAPTSWLTGKHTIFGEVADQSSRDVVDRIAAVPTGRNDRPAEDVVIESVEVQRS; encoded by the coding sequence GTGACTGAATCGACTCCCGCCCGCCGCGCGGTCCTGCACACCAACCACGGCGACATCACCGTGGACCTGTTCCCCGACCACGCTCCCAAGACGGTCGCCAACTTCGCCGACCTCGCCGAGGGCGCCCGTGAGTGGACGCACCCCGCGACCCGCGAGAAGACGACGGACAAGCTCTACGACGGCACGGTCTTCCACCGGGTCATCTCCGGCTTCATGATCCAGGGCGGCGACCCGCTGGGTCAGGGCATCGGCGGCCCCGGCTACCAGTTCGGCGACGAGATCCACCCCGAGCTGGCGTTCACCAAGCCCTACCTGCTCGCCATGGCGAACGCCGGCCCGGGCACCAACGGCTCGCAGTTCTTCATCACCGTGGCCCCCACGTCCTGGCTGACCGGTAAGCACACCATCTTCGGTGAGGTCGCCGACCAGTCCAGCCGCGACGTCGTGGACCGGATCGCCGCGGTCCCCACCGGCCGCAACGACCGTCCGGCCGAGGACGTCGTCATCGAATCCGTCGAGGTGCAGCGCAGCTGA
- a CDS encoding rhomboid family intramembrane serine protease gives MIPASVGFQCPACVREGAASVRAPRRGSGLRAAASRWGTVTLTLISLNVVMFLVTAVSAGLAGNAPLDNYRSQVFVDLAQYPLAVEFGEYWRLLTAAFLHIGLLHLVLNMLALLVFGSELERQLGRWRYLALYLVAALGGSTAIQLLGDPLRPVAGASTAIYGLLGALAVFMVVRKQDVRGILVLLGLNVFISFLPGVSLLGHLGGLVTGAAVAALLVIARRRTTLQAVGLAVLVLTLLTLSLGVPTGAVA, from the coding sequence ATGATCCCGGCGTCGGTCGGCTTCCAGTGCCCCGCCTGCGTGCGGGAGGGCGCGGCCTCCGTCCGCGCCCCGCGCCGGGGATCCGGGCTGCGCGCCGCCGCCTCCCGCTGGGGCACGGTCACGCTGACGCTGATCTCGCTCAACGTCGTCATGTTCCTGGTGACCGCGGTCTCCGCCGGGCTGGCGGGCAACGCACCGCTCGACAACTACCGGTCCCAGGTCTTCGTCGACCTCGCCCAGTACCCGCTGGCCGTGGAGTTCGGCGAGTACTGGCGGCTGCTCACCGCGGCGTTCCTGCACATCGGTCTGCTGCACCTGGTGCTCAACATGCTGGCGCTGCTCGTCTTCGGCTCCGAGCTGGAACGGCAGCTGGGCCGGTGGCGCTACCTGGCCCTGTACCTGGTGGCCGCCCTGGGTGGCTCCACGGCGATCCAGCTGCTCGGGGACCCGCTGCGCCCCGTGGCGGGCGCCTCCACGGCCATCTACGGGCTCCTGGGGGCGCTGGCGGTGTTCATGGTGGTCCGCAAGCAGGACGTCCGCGGCATCCTCGTCCTGCTCGGGCTCAACGTGTTCATCAGCTTCCTGCCCGGGGTCTCGCTCCTCGGGCACCTCGGCGGCCTCGTCACCGGTGCGGCGGTCGCCGCGCTGCTGGTGATCGCCCGCCGCCGGACGACGCTCCAGGCGGTCGGCCTGGCGGTGCTGGTCCTGACGCTCCTCACCCTGTCCCTCGGTGTGCCCACCGGCGCGGTGGCCTAG
- a CDS encoding PH domain-containing protein → MQWSPPAYVPAVLAAGAALLGATTLLLDTPGRVLVGGAAVLLLALAARESVLRPRLRTGPDGVEVRTLTGARVLPWALLRVRVRPARRWGTTVRTLELELEGDDGVLVVLGRWDLGTDPEAVARDLGRAAPGRA, encoded by the coding sequence GTGCAGTGGTCCCCTCCCGCCTACGTCCCGGCCGTCCTCGCGGCGGGCGCCGCGCTGCTGGGTGCGACCACCCTGCTGCTGGACACGCCGGGGCGGGTGCTGGTGGGTGGCGCGGCCGTGCTGCTGCTCGCGCTCGCCGCGCGGGAGTCGGTGCTGCGACCGCGGTTGCGCACCGGGCCGGACGGCGTCGAGGTGCGCACGCTGACCGGTGCGCGCGTGCTGCCCTGGGCGCTGCTCCGGGTGCGGGTCCGGCCGGCCCGGCGATGGGGGACGACGGTGCGCACGCTGGAGCTGGAGCTGGAGGGCGACGACGGCGTCCTCGTCGTCCTCGGCCGGTGGGACCTCGGCACCGACCCGGAGGCCGTGGCCCGGGACCTGGGCCGGGCCGCACCCGGTCGGGCGTAG
- a CDS encoding thiolase family protein, with amino-acid sequence MRDAVICAAVRTPVGKRGGGLSGVHAVDLSAHVLNALAERSGIDPAVVEDVFWGCVSQVGEQTFNIGRNAPLAAGWPESVPGTTIDRQCGSSQQAVAFAAATVISGQADVVVAGGVESMSRVPMGSARGDGAAGKPLGPRFLERYDGVFPNQGIGAEMIAERWGFSRAQLDEFALASHEKAAKAQADGAFDEQIAPVPLGDGTVVSADEGIRPGSTLEKLASLKTPFKEDGVISAGNASQISDGSAALLVTTSEKARELGLRPLVRIHTTVMAGDDPVIMLTAPIPATQKVLARSGLSVDDIGVFEVNEAFAPVPLAWVADTGADTARLNPLGGAIALGHPLGGSGARIMTTLIHHMQATGTRYGLQTMCEGGGTANATILELIDA; translated from the coding sequence ATGCGTGATGCCGTCATCTGTGCCGCCGTCCGTACACCGGTGGGAAAGCGCGGGGGAGGGCTGTCCGGCGTGCACGCCGTTGATCTCTCCGCGCACGTGCTGAACGCGCTCGCCGAGCGTTCGGGCATCGACCCGGCCGTGGTGGAGGACGTCTTCTGGGGCTGCGTGAGCCAGGTCGGCGAGCAGACGTTCAACATCGGCCGCAACGCGCCACTGGCCGCCGGCTGGCCCGAGTCGGTGCCCGGCACCACCATCGACCGGCAGTGCGGCTCCTCCCAGCAGGCCGTCGCGTTCGCCGCAGCCACGGTCATCAGCGGCCAGGCCGATGTCGTCGTCGCCGGCGGTGTCGAGTCGATGAGCCGGGTGCCGATGGGCTCTGCCCGGGGGGACGGCGCGGCGGGCAAGCCGCTGGGGCCCCGGTTCCTCGAGCGCTACGACGGCGTCTTCCCCAACCAGGGCATCGGCGCGGAGATGATCGCCGAGCGGTGGGGCTTCTCCCGCGCCCAGCTCGACGAGTTCGCGCTGGCCTCCCACGAGAAGGCCGCCAAGGCGCAGGCCGACGGCGCCTTCGACGAGCAGATCGCGCCGGTTCCGCTCGGGGACGGCACCGTGGTCAGCGCCGACGAGGGCATCCGGCCGGGCAGCACCCTGGAGAAGCTCGCCTCGCTGAAGACGCCGTTCAAGGAGGACGGCGTGATCAGCGCCGGCAACGCCAGCCAGATCTCCGACGGCTCGGCCGCGCTCCTGGTCACCACGAGCGAGAAGGCTCGGGAGCTCGGTCTGCGTCCCCTTGTGCGGATCCACACGACGGTCATGGCCGGCGACGACCCGGTCATCATGCTCACCGCCCCCATTCCGGCGACGCAGAAGGTGCTGGCCCGCTCCGGCCTGTCGGTCGACGACATCGGCGTCTTCGAGGTCAACGAGGCCTTCGCGCCCGTCCCGCTGGCCTGGGTGGCCGACACCGGCGCCGACACGGCCCGGCTGAACCCCCTCGGCGGCGCCATCGCCCTGGGTCACCCGCTGGGCGGATCCGGTGCCCGCATCATGACGACGCTGATCCACCACATGCAGGCCACCGGCACCCGCTACGGCCTCCAGACCATGTGCGAGGGCGGCGGCACCGCCAATGCGACGATCCTGGAGCTGATCGACGCCTGA
- the crgA gene encoding cell division protein CrgA translates to MPKSKVRKKSAYTPPEDRSRGTQAKALQPSPRWYAPVMVALMLFGLLWIVVYYVAGDRIPFMVELSAWNFAIGFGAMVAGLIMSMRWR, encoded by the coding sequence GTGCCCAAGTCGAAGGTGCGCAAGAAGTCGGCGTACACGCCGCCCGAGGACCGCTCGCGCGGCACGCAGGCCAAGGCGCTGCAGCCAAGCCCGCGCTGGTATGCGCCGGTGATGGTGGCGCTGATGCTGTTCGGTCTGCTGTGGATCGTCGTCTACTACGTCGCCGGCGACCGCATCCCGTTCATGGTCGAGCTGTCGGCCTGGAACTTCGCCATCGGCTTCGGCGCCATGGTGGCCGGCCTGATCATGTCGATGCGCTGGCGCTGA